Part of the Candidatus Edwardsbacteria bacterium genome, GACAAAGAGTTCATATTTTCTGTAAACAAAAAAGAGATTAAATTATCCTTTTTAAGTTGAAGAAAATTAAAATAACATATCATTTTTATGGAGACAAATCATGCAGAAAGAAATGCCCCAGAAAGGCGACCTGGTCGCCGTCATCAAAACCAACCAAGGCGAGATGTATTTTCGCTTGTTTGACAAACTGATAACCGAGGGGGTCAAGAATTTCACCGAGCTGGCCAGGGCCGGAAAATATAAGGATGTGCCCTTTCATCGCATCATCAAGGATTTCATGATCCAGGGCGGGGATTTTGCCAACAAAAACGGAACCGGTGGCCACTCCCACAAAGGGCCAGGCACCACCATCGGAGACCAGTATCATCCCAATCTTAGCCACCTTCGGGGGGCTCTGTCCTATGCCAAGACCAGCCTGCCGAACAGCATCGGCTCCCAGTTCTTCATTGTTCATCCGGCCAAGGGTGTTCCTTTCCTGGATCATCCCACCGACGGGGGACCGGCCGAGGGCTACACCGTATTCGGCCAGATGTATCAGGGCTTTGAGGTGCTGGATGCCATCGCCGGAACCAAGACCAAAGCCAACGACAATCCGGTTGAGCCGATGACCATCATCGATATCGAAATAGCAAATTTCTAATCATTGATTTCCATTTGAAACAATCTGCTGATGTCCGACCATAACCAACATAACGAGTTTGCCGAAGAATCGGCTCTGGGGAATATCTACGATGCCAAATTAGTGCAGCGCCTGCTGTCGCTGATGCGTCCCTACCGGTGGTATATTGCCCTGGCCATCGTGGTATTGATTTTAGTAACGGCATTCGAGCTGGTTCTGCCGTATATCACCAAAGAGGCCATCGACAGCTTCATAAAGGTTTCGGGTAGAAAGATGGCAATCACCCAGGAGATCCCGGGCACCTTTCGCCTGGCCGGCGACACGGTTCTGGTGGATGTGGCCAGATTAAGCAGGGAGCAGCAGTATCGGGCGGGGAGTTGGGAGAAACAGGGGAAGCTTGAAAAGACCAGCTATTACTACTTCGTGTCCGACGGCAGTGATCGGGCAAAAAGAGCCGTTGAGGTGACCCAGAGCAACCGCGATTTATTCCAGCAATACGGCGATCTGTATCTTATCAAATATGACCACCTGAAAAAACTTCCCCCTTCCGAGATCGCCGTTCTGCGCCAGAAGGACATCAAGGGGGTGCTCGACTTCGGGATGCTGTTCCTGCTGCTGCTGGCAATCAGCTTCGGGCTGAATTTTGTGCAGATAATACTGGTCCAGCTGGTGGGGCAGAGATTCATGCATTCCCTGAGGCTGAGGATATTCGCCAAGCTGCAGTCCATTGACATGGCTTTCTTCGACCGCAACCCGGTGGGCCGCTTAGTGACCAGGGCCACCAACGACGTGGATGCCATCAACGAGGCCTTCGTTTCGATATTCGCCCAGCTTTTCCGGGATATCCTGCTGGTGCTGGCCTTAATGGTGGTGATGCTTTTGCTGGATGTCAAACTGTCCCTGGTGGCCTATCTGACAATACCATTGATCGTATTGTGGACCATCTTCTTCAGGATAAAGGCCCGGGACATCTACCGCAATATCCGGGTGCGGCTGGCCAGGCTCAACGCCACCCTGCAGGAGAATCTCAGCGGAATACGGGTGATCCAGATATTCCAGAGAGAGAAAGAGAACATCCGCCGCTTTGGGAACATCAACGACGACTATCTAAAGAGCTCCCTGCAGGAGGTGCTGGTGATGTCGTTTTTCCGTCCGATGGTGGAAATAATATCGGCGGTGGGACTGGCCCTGATAATCTATTATGGCGGTGGCAAGGTGATAGCCAGCACCCTCTCTCTGGGGACCCTGGTGGCATTCACCACCTACCTGAGGATGTTCTTCCGTCCCATCCAGGAGCTGACCGAAAGCTATACCGTTCTGCAGTCGGCCATGGCCTCTTCGGAGAGGGTGTTCCATCTGCTGGACGAGCCTTCAAGGATCAGCCTGGCTGAAAAGCCGGTGGATATCGGCCGGCCCAGAGGAGAGATCGAATTCAAAGACGTCGTTTTTGAATATGTCCACGGGGAGCCGGTGCTGAAGAATATTTCGTTCAAGGTATCGCCGGGGGAAAAAATCGCCTTTGTGGGCGCCACCGGTTCGGGCAAGACCACCATCATCAACCTGATCGCCCGACTGTACGACATCAAGAGCGGGCAGATACTTTTGGACGGGGTGGATATCCGGGAGCTGGACATCTGGAAGCTGCGTTCCGCATTGGGCGTGGTGATGCAGGATGTGTTCCTGTTCTCCGGAGACATCAAGGGCAATATCAGGCTAAACAAACCGCTGAGCGATCAGCAAGTGGTTGATATCTCCCGGCAGGTGCATGCCGATACTTTCATCGAACGGTTTCCTGGCCAATACGACGAGGAAGTCAAGGAGCGGGGGGTAACGCTTTCGGTGGGCGAACGCCAGCTGCTGTCGTTTGCTCGGGCACTGGCCTTTGACCCCCCAGTGCTGGTGCTGGACGAGGCCACCGCCAATATCGATACCCCCACCGAGAAACTGATCCAGGATGCCCTGGCCAAACTGATGCAGGGCCGCACCTCCATCGTCATTGCCCATCGCCTATCCACCATCAAGCATGTGGATCGAATATATGTCATCCACAAGGGCGAGATCCGGGAGAGCGGCAGTCATCAGGAGTTGTTGAAAAAGCGCGGCTTGTATCATAATTTATACCAGCTTCAGCTGGGTGGAGAAACGATTTAACAGGAGCAGTAAGTATGCTTTACCAAAACCTATTACGCCAGCAGATAATAAAAGCCTGCCGGCGCCTGGATCAGCTGGGCTTTGTGGCGGCCAGCGATGGAAATGTATCGTCCAGGGTGGATGACAAGGATATATTGATCACGCCCTCCGGCCTGGCCAAAGGTGAACTGGGGCCGGAACAGATACTGCTGACCGATATTGAGGGCCGAATAATAAGGGGAGAAGGAAGCACATCATCGGAGATCAAGATGCATCTGTATGCTTACCGGATGCGCCCGGATATAAAAGCGGTAGTGCACGCCCATCCTCCGACGGCCACCGGTTTTGCCACTGCCGGCATATCCCTGACCGATCCGGTCCTTCCGGAAGTAATATTGACCGTGGGGCCGGTTCCCCTGGCAAAATACGCAACTCCCTCAACCGATGAGGTGCCGAAGTCCATCGCGCCGTACATCAAAAAGCACAACGCCATTCTGCTGGCCAATCACGGGGTGTTAACCTTGGGAAAGGATGTTACCGAGGCCTTGCACCGGATGGAGAGGGTGGAGCACCTGGCCAAGATCATGTTGGTGGCCGGACAGCTGGGCGGGGCCAGAAAATTAAATAAAAATCAGTTAAACAAGCTGCTTGACACTTTCAAGTTTATTTGATATCTTATTTAAAGAATTCGAAAATAATAATCGATCATTATAAAGGAGATACCATGAAAACTCTGAAACTTTTCCTGGCCTTATCGGCGACCTTTCTTTTGGTGATAAGCTTCGGCTGCAGCAAAGACGATCCGGCAGCACCGCCACCCGCAACAAATACCGCAGTTACCCAGCAAACCTATGCCGCCGATGCCGGAAAAGATATGGCCGCCACCTGCGACGATGGGATCAGTGATTTTAGCGGATATCTTTCGGGCTTTTCCAAGGGAAAAACAAGCAAAAATTTTTATGACAGCACTTATTGGTGGGGACCTTATGACGGTTGGTATTATTTGTATTGGAATACAGTCGGTATCATCCACCCCGATAGCAGCAGCAGCGACACCAGCAATTATTCGTGGCTTTACAAGATCCGCTTTTATCCAAACACGGTGGCGCCCGATTCTGTAGAATGGTACTGGACCTACAGTGACACCACCACCGCCTACTACTCGTATCATGGAAAGGTTGGGTACGACGGTGACAACCTGCATGTTAAGGGCTTTTGGAACTTTGGCATATATACACCAGCCAGTTATGATTACACCTGGGATTTTACCTTTGACAGCGTAAGCATAGCTACCAACGACTATCAGGGGCATTATACTTTCGTTTGTAATTATTGGCCCTATTATACCGGTACTGGATATGAACTGGGTAAGCTGTCCGGCGATTATCGTTTTAATGCAAATGGTTCCGGCACCGGCTCGCTCTCCCTCAACGACATCGAGGTCGTGCGTTATGTCTTCTACGATATAGCAGCCGACACCAGAGGCTATTATACTCTGGCCGCTGAAAGTTGGGGTACCCAGCATAGCTTCGGCTCAAAAAAGTAAGGGCTCGTCAAAATAATTAAAAAGGCAGGAGATATTTCTCCTGCCTTTTTAATTAGCCTTATAATCTGTTTTTAAGATTGGCCATCACTTTTGTATGGCTGGGACCAGACCTTCTGGCCGGCGATGAAAACTTTTTTTATCTCCACCTGGCCGGAACGGAAAATGATACGGGATAATACATCTTCGGCTGAGGCGTTCTTTGTATGATTTGTCTTTAGAACAACAAAGTCAGCTTGCTTGCCTTTTTTTAAATTCCCGATAGTTCCCCCCATTCCCAGTGTTTTGGCCCCGCCCAGGGTAGCCATGTAGAAAAGCCCGGAGAGCTTCTGGATATTGGCATAATATCCGTCGCGCATCACATCCAGCATGGAAAACGACGGCCCGGCGGCGATATCGGATCCCAGCGCCAGCTTGGGATAATACTTCCAGTGTTCCAACGGGAACCTGCCGGAATGCAGGAATAGATTGGATGACGGGCAATGGACCACCCCGCAGCCTCTTTTCCGTATCAGTTCCCGTTCGGCTGGCGACAAATGGATGCAATGCGCCAGCAGGGTCTTTTCCGTCAGCAGGCCGAAGCGGTCATAGACCTCGGCATAGGATTTGATCATGGGGAAGGCCCTTTTTACTGCCGAAACCTCGAACAAATTCTCCGAAAGGTGGGTCTGAATATACAGATCCTCTTTTTGGGCCAACTGGGCTATCATTTTAAGATAACCGGGGGTACAGGCCGGGGCAAACCTGGGATTAAGGGAAAAATGCAGACGTTCCTTTCCGTTCTTTTTAAAAAGACCAGATAGCGCCCGGCACTCCGCTATGGTCTTTACTGGGTTTTGCTTGAGGCTTCCCGGGACCGCCCGGTCCATAAGGGTATATCCGACGATGGCCCTGATGCCGGCCTTTTCCGCCTGGCGGCGGGCGGCCAGCACTCCGTTGTTGAAGTTGGTATACAACGCCGTAAAAGTTATTCCGGTGGACAAAAGAGCCTGAAAATATCTTTGAGAGATATTTTCGGCATTTTTCTTGTTGCTAAGGCATACCTCTGCCGGGTAAATATGGTTCTTCAGCCAGTCCATCAAAGTGAAGCCGGTCTGCCCGATGGCGTCGAACTGCGACAGATGGCTGTGACAATCTATCAATCCAGGGATGATGATACTGTTCCAGGGCGTTGAGAGGGGCTTATATTTGAGTCCCGGTATTTTTTTATTCGGCCCACAATATAATATTTGGCCCGCCCGGTCATATACCAACAGGCCCTCTGGTATCCACTGGCACTTATCAATGCTTTGGGGATTTAATATGGACCCTCTGAGGCCGATATGATCGCCCGCGCTCATAAACCTTTTACCATCTTGGTGAATTCCTTTTCATCGATTATTTTCACATCCAGCTTCTGGGCCTTCTTGGCTTTAGAACCGGGGTCGCTTCCGGCCACCACCAGACTGGTCTTTTTTGAAACCGCTGAACCGACATTTCCCCCCTGGCTGATTATCAGTTCCGCAGCCTGCTCCCGGGTGTAGCCATCCAGCCCTCCGGTAAGCACCACGACCATCCCAGAAAATACCCCGCCGTATCCGGTGGAAGAGTCCGATATCATTCTGACCCCGGAGCGTTTTAATTTCCCCAGCACTTTCAGGTTCTGCGGATTGCGGAAAAAATTCTCCACGCTTTGGCCCACCGCCGGGCCCAGACCGTATATCTGAGAAATCTCCTCGCAGCCGGCCGAGGTCAGAGAGTCCATGTCTTCAAACCGATTGGACAGCTCCCGGGCCCCTTGGGTCCCTACGTGAATTATCCCCAGGGAATATATCACCCGCCAGAAAGGGCTGTCTTTGCTTTTTTCTATGGCGGCGATCAAGTTATCGGCGGATTTTTCGCCCATCCGTTCCAGCGGCAGGAGGTCGGTCTTCTTGAGATCATAGAGATCTCCGAAATCCTTTATCAATTCCTGAGTGACCAGCAACTCCACCACCGCCGGGCCCAGTCCGTCGATGTCCATGGCTCCCCGGGAGGCGAAATGTTCGATCCGTCCCTTGACCTGGGCCGGGCAGGATAAGTTTTCGCAGCGCCAGGCCACTTCTCCCTCCAGCCTTTTCAGGGGGGTATGGCAGATCGGGCAATCTTGCGGCATGACGACGGGTCCGGCCTTGCTATCACGTTTCTCAACCAAAACTTTGACCACCTGGGGGATGATCTCTCCGGCTTTCTCGATGATCACTGTATCGCCGTAATGCAGGTCCTTTCTTTTAAGCTCATCATCATTATGCAGGGTGGCCCGGGAGACAACGCTGCCGGACAGCAGCACTGGCTCCAGGTTGGCCACCGGGGTGACAACTCCGGTCCGCCCCAGGCTGAACTCCACCGAACGCAGAATCGTGGCCGCCTGGCGAGCCGGAAATTTATAGGCGATGGCCCAGCGTGGACTGTGGCTGGTGGCGCCCAACTGCCTCTGCTGGGCATAGGAATCCACCTTGATGACCATGCCGTCTATCTCGTAATCCAGGGCATCCCGCTTCTGCTCCCATTGGTTACAGTAATCTATGACCTGCGAGATGTCTTGACATAATTCTATATTCGGATTTACCTTGAACCCCAGGTCCTTCAGGAATTTCATCGCCTGATAATGCCGATCCAGTTTCCCTGGGGGGCGGCCCATGCCGTAGACGAAAATGGAAAGCTTTCGCCGGGCCACGGCCCGGGGGTCCAACTGTTTCAACGATCCGGCGGCGGCATTGCGGGGATTGGCAAAGACGGCCTGGCCCTCCTGCTGCTTGATGTCATTCAACCGGGCAAATTCTTTTTTGGAGAGATAGACCTCGCCCCGGACCTCCAGTTCCGACTCCGAAGCATCAAGGCTTAAGGGGATCGATCTTATGGTCTTCAAATTGGCGGTGATATCGTCGCCCTTGGCTCCGTCCCCGCGGGTGGCTCCGTATTCCAAAAGACCGCCGCGGTAAAAAAGAGCCACCGCCACCCCGTCGATCTTCAGCTCCACCACATAACGATAGCTCTGTCCGACCAGGCCTTTGCTGACCCGTTGGTCGAATTCCCGCAGATCCTCTTCGTTGTAGGTGTTATCCAGCGACAGCATCGGGGCCGGATGCCTTACCTGGGTAAAACCCGGCAGGGGCGCTCCGCCCACCCGCTGGGTGGGAGAGTCGGGAGCCACCAGATCGGGGTGCTGTTTTTCCAATTCGATCAAACGGCGCATCAGGGCATCGTATTCCCCATCGGAAATCTCCGGTCGGGCCAGCACATAATACAGGCGGTCGTGTTTTTTTATCTCCTGGCGGAGCTTTGTTATCTCATTTTTAGTTGAGCTTCGGGCCATGTTTTTCGCTTCTATTGATTACATTTGCCTTGACGATATTAGGATACTACATTATAATAATCCACGTCAAGCCGTATATTTTAAAAAGAAGCAATAATGACCAAAGCCCATATCGGAAATAATCCCACGCCGGACAGGATGTTCGGGCAGCTCAAGGAAAGCTTTCAGCGGTACGATAAGGACCCGGCCGATTGGGCCGTGCTGGAGAAGGCCTACCAGATGGCCAACGCCGCCCATGACCGGCAGGCCAGGGCCTCCGGCGAGGAGTTCATCGTCCACCCCCTGGCCGTGGCCCTGTTGCTGGCCGATATCAGGATGGATGTATCCACCATTGCCGCGGCCCTTCTGCACGACGTGCTGGAGGATACCGGGGTGGGCTACCAGGGCATCGCCGACGGCTTCGGAAAGCCGGTGGCCGATCTGGTGGAGGGCGTCACCAAGTTGGCGGCCATCAGCCTGCCCAAGGAACAGAACCGCAGCCTGAAGCCCGGCAAGCAGGTGGTGGACCATCAGGCGGAGAACCTGAGGAAGATATTTTTGGCCATGGCCAAGGATATCCGGGTGATCCTGATAAAACTGGCCGACCGGCTTAACAACCTGAAAACACTGGGGTCTCTTCCCCAGGAAAAACGTGAGCTGATCTCCCGGGAGACCCTGGAGATATTCGCCCCCATAGCCAGCCGGCTGGGGATGTGGGATTTCAAATGGCAGCTGGAGGATCTGGCCCTATCTCACCTGGAGCCCGAGGAATACCTGGAGCTCTCCCAGAAGGTGACCCAGAAGCGCAAAGAGCGGGAGAAGCAGATAGCGGAGATGAAGACCGTCCTGAAGAACAGTCTGGCCTCGGCCGAGATGAAGGATTTCATCATCGAGGGCCGGCCCAAGCATTTTTACGGGATCTACCGCAAGATGCACGACAAGGGCCGCAGCATCGACGACATCTACGACCTGCTGGCGGTGAGGGTAATCGTGGCCAGCGTGCCGGAATGCTACCAGGTGCTGGGGATTATCCACAGCCTGTGGATGCCCTTCCAGGACCGCTTCAAGGATTACATCGCCATGCCCAAATCCAACAATTACCGCTCACTGCACACCACCATCTACGGGCCGGGCAATCAGCCGGTGGAGGTCCAGATCCGGACCCGCGAGATGCATCAGATCAACGAATACGGCGTCGCCGCCCACTGGGCCTACAAGGAGAAAAGATCCGGCACAGACATCAACCTTACCGGCGAGGTCTATCCCTGGATCAGGCGGATGTTGGACTGGCACGAAGAATCCCGCGATGCCCGGGAGTACATCGAGAACCTCAAACTGGACCTGCTGCAGAAAGAGGTGTTTGTGTTCACTCCCAAGGGCCAGGTGATAGACCTGCCGGCCGGCTCCACCCCGCTGGATTTTGCCTACCGGATACACACCGAGGTAGGCCACCGTTTCATCGGGGCCAAGGTCAACTCCCGGATAGTTCCTTTGGAGTACAAGTTCAGCAATGCCGATATTGCGGAGATACTGACCTCCAAACAGAGCAGCCCCTCGGCCGGCTGGCTGAAGGTGGTCCGCAGTCACCACGCCAGGAACAAGATCCGGCAATGGTTCAAAAAGGAGAAAAGGCCGGAATATGTGGCTTTGGGCCGGGAGGCCCTGCTGGTGGAGATGAGGAAAAACCGGATAGAGATCGCCCTGGATAACTCCGAGATCATCCGCTCCCTGGTGGAACACTACAAATTTGCCGGGCCGGATGACCTTTTCGTGTCGGTG contains:
- the ligA gene encoding NAD-dependent DNA ligase LigA, which codes for MARSSTKNEITKLRQEIKKHDRLYYVLARPEISDGEYDALMRRLIELEKQHPDLVAPDSPTQRVGGAPLPGFTQVRHPAPMLSLDNTYNEEDLREFDQRVSKGLVGQSYRYVVELKIDGVAVALFYRGGLLEYGATRGDGAKGDDITANLKTIRSIPLSLDASESELEVRGEVYLSKKEFARLNDIKQQEGQAVFANPRNAAAGSLKQLDPRAVARRKLSIFVYGMGRPPGKLDRHYQAMKFLKDLGFKVNPNIELCQDISQVIDYCNQWEQKRDALDYEIDGMVIKVDSYAQQRQLGATSHSPRWAIAYKFPARQAATILRSVEFSLGRTGVVTPVANLEPVLLSGSVVSRATLHNDDELKRKDLHYGDTVIIEKAGEIIPQVVKVLVEKRDSKAGPVVMPQDCPICHTPLKRLEGEVAWRCENLSCPAQVKGRIEHFASRGAMDIDGLGPAVVELLVTQELIKDFGDLYDLKKTDLLPLERMGEKSADNLIAAIEKSKDSPFWRVIYSLGIIHVGTQGARELSNRFEDMDSLTSAGCEEISQIYGLGPAVGQSVENFFRNPQNLKVLGKLKRSGVRMISDSSTGYGGVFSGMVVVLTGGLDGYTREQAAELIISQGGNVGSAVSKKTSLVVAGSDPGSKAKKAQKLDVKIIDEKEFTKMVKGL
- a CDS encoding class II aldolase/adducin family protein, whose protein sequence is MLYQNLLRQQIIKACRRLDQLGFVAASDGNVSSRVDDKDILITPSGLAKGELGPEQILLTDIEGRIIRGEGSTSSEIKMHLYAYRMRPDIKAVVHAHPPTATGFATAGISLTDPVLPEVILTVGPVPLAKYATPSTDEVPKSIAPYIKKHNAILLANHGVLTLGKDVTEALHRMERVEHLAKIMLVAGQLGGARKLNKNQLNKLLDTFKFI
- a CDS encoding bifunctional (p)ppGpp synthetase/guanosine-3',5'-bis(diphosphate) 3'-pyrophosphohydrolase; this translates as MFGQLKESFQRYDKDPADWAVLEKAYQMANAAHDRQARASGEEFIVHPLAVALLLADIRMDVSTIAAALLHDVLEDTGVGYQGIADGFGKPVADLVEGVTKLAAISLPKEQNRSLKPGKQVVDHQAENLRKIFLAMAKDIRVILIKLADRLNNLKTLGSLPQEKRELISRETLEIFAPIASRLGMWDFKWQLEDLALSHLEPEEYLELSQKVTQKRKEREKQIAEMKTVLKNSLASAEMKDFIIEGRPKHFYGIYRKMHDKGRSIDDIYDLLAVRVIVASVPECYQVLGIIHSLWMPFQDRFKDYIAMPKSNNYRSLHTTIYGPGNQPVEVQIRTREMHQINEYGVAAHWAYKEKRSGTDINLTGEVYPWIRRMLDWHEESRDAREYIENLKLDLLQKEVFVFTPKGQVIDLPAGSTPLDFAYRIHTEVGHRFIGAKVNSRIVPLEYKFSNADIAEILTSKQSSPSAGWLKVVRSHHARNKIRQWFKKEKRPEYVALGREALLVEMRKNRIEIALDNSEIIRSLVEHYKFAGPDDLFVSVGYGELTAGPVIKKIKALISPELPAVPIASLPAAKKASQRPSGIGMAGVDNVAVRFARCCSPIFGDEVFGYISLGKGISVHRRDCSNYSNLASNPDRVVKVYWVEQEPGSSYTVILNIEGMDRPDLLFDVVNAINQAKLRIQATKSSTRSSRHNIRVSVEIGSREQLENLMAGLSRIKDVSNVSRILSRGK
- a CDS encoding amidohydrolase family protein, producing MIDCHSHLSQFDAIGQTGFTLMDWLKNHIYPAEVCLSNKKNAENISQRYFQALLSTGITFTALYTNFNNGVLAARRQAEKAGIRAIVGYTLMDRAVPGSLKQNPVKTIAECRALSGLFKKNGKERLHFSLNPRFAPACTPGYLKMIAQLAQKEDLYIQTHLSENLFEVSAVKRAFPMIKSYAEVYDRFGLLTEKTLLAHCIHLSPAERELIRKRGCGVVHCPSSNLFLHSGRFPLEHWKYYPKLALGSDIAAGPSFSMLDVMRDGYYANIQKLSGLFYMATLGGAKTLGMGGTIGNLKKGKQADFVVLKTNHTKNASAEDVLSRIIFRSGQVEIKKVFIAGQKVWSQPYKSDGQS
- a CDS encoding peptidylprolyl isomerase: MQKEMPQKGDLVAVIKTNQGEMYFRLFDKLITEGVKNFTELARAGKYKDVPFHRIIKDFMIQGGDFANKNGTGGHSHKGPGTTIGDQYHPNLSHLRGALSYAKTSLPNSIGSQFFIVHPAKGVPFLDHPTDGGPAEGYTVFGQMYQGFEVLDAIAGTKTKANDNPVEPMTIIDIEIANF
- a CDS encoding ABC transporter ATP-binding protein/permease — encoded protein: MSDHNQHNEFAEESALGNIYDAKLVQRLLSLMRPYRWYIALAIVVLILVTAFELVLPYITKEAIDSFIKVSGRKMAITQEIPGTFRLAGDTVLVDVARLSREQQYRAGSWEKQGKLEKTSYYYFVSDGSDRAKRAVEVTQSNRDLFQQYGDLYLIKYDHLKKLPPSEIAVLRQKDIKGVLDFGMLFLLLLAISFGLNFVQIILVQLVGQRFMHSLRLRIFAKLQSIDMAFFDRNPVGRLVTRATNDVDAINEAFVSIFAQLFRDILLVLALMVVMLLLDVKLSLVAYLTIPLIVLWTIFFRIKARDIYRNIRVRLARLNATLQENLSGIRVIQIFQREKENIRRFGNINDDYLKSSLQEVLVMSFFRPMVEIISAVGLALIIYYGGGKVIASTLSLGTLVAFTTYLRMFFRPIQELTESYTVLQSAMASSERVFHLLDEPSRISLAEKPVDIGRPRGEIEFKDVVFEYVHGEPVLKNISFKVSPGEKIAFVGATGSGKTTIINLIARLYDIKSGQILLDGVDIRELDIWKLRSALGVVMQDVFLFSGDIKGNIRLNKPLSDQQVVDISRQVHADTFIERFPGQYDEEVKERGVTLSVGERQLLSFARALAFDPPVLVLDEATANIDTPTEKLIQDALAKLMQGRTSIVIAHRLSTIKHVDRIYVIHKGEIRESGSHQELLKKRGLYHNLYQLQLGGETI